Proteins encoded by one window of Conger conger chromosome 1, fConCon1.1, whole genome shotgun sequence:
- the aicda gene encoding single-stranded DNA cytosine deaminase — protein MITKLDSVLLTQKKFIYHYKNMRWAKGRCETYLCFVVKRRDGPDTLSFDFGHLRNRSGCHVELLFLSHLGVLCPGLWGCGPGGIKLCYSVTWFCSWSPCLDCSRRLARFVAQTPNLKLRIFVSRLYFCDSEDSGEREGLRILKRAGVQLSVMSYKDYFYCWQTFVASRERGFKAWEDLHRNSIRLARKLKRILLPCETEDLRDAFALLGF, from the exons TGTTCTCTTAACCCAGAAGAAGTTCATTTACCACTATAAGAACATGCGCTGGGCCAAGGGTCGGTGCGAGACCTACCTGTGCTTTGTGGTGAAGAGGAGGGATGGCCCAGACACACTGTCCTTTGACTTCGGCCACCTGCGTAATCGCAGTGGTTGCCATGTTGAG CTTCTTTTCCTCAGTCACTTGGGGGTGCTCTGCCCCGGCCTGTGGGGCTGCGGTCCCGGGGGCATTAAGCTCTGCTACTCTGTGACTTGGTTCTGCTCCTGGTCCCCTTGCTTGGACTGCTCGCGCCGCCTGGCTCGGTTCGTcgcccaaaccccaaacctcaAACTGCGCATCTTCGTCTCTCGCCTGTACTTCTGTGACTCAGAGGAcagcggggagagggagggactgAGGATCCTGAAGAGGGCAGGCGTCCAGCTCTCCGTCATGAGCTACAAAG ATTATTTCTACTGCTGGCAAACCTTTGTAGCCAGCAGAGAAAGAGGATTTAAAGCCTGGGAAGATTTGCACCGAAACTCTATCCGACTAGCCAGGAAACTCAAGCGTATTCTGCTG CCCTGTGAAACCGAAGATTTAAGAGATGCTTTTGCTCTCCTTGGATTCTGA